Proteins found in one Agaribacterium sp. ZY112 genomic segment:
- a CDS encoding YaiI/YqxD family protein has protein sequence MRIWVDADACPRPVKDILFRVSERTGLAVILVANHALPTPALATVSSVQVASGFDAADNYIVQHIEANDLLISSDIPLAAEVLEKAAFVLTPRGEAYTLDNIKARLTMRNFMEEMRASGEHSGGPAPFSNADKAQFANTLDRLIAKRRL, from the coding sequence ATGCGTATTTGGGTGGACGCGGATGCTTGTCCGCGCCCAGTAAAAGACATTCTATTTCGTGTTAGTGAGCGCACGGGTTTAGCCGTCATTCTGGTGGCTAATCACGCTTTACCGACTCCTGCATTGGCGACGGTCAGCTCTGTTCAGGTTGCCTCTGGTTTTGATGCGGCCGATAACTACATTGTTCAACATATTGAGGCGAACGACTTATTAATTAGTTCGGATATTCCACTGGCTGCTGAGGTCTTAGAAAAGGCGGCTTTTGTTCTGACGCCGCGAGGCGAGGCATATACGCTCGATAACATTAAAGCGCGCTTAACCATGCGTAATTTTATGGAAGAGATGCGTGCCAGTGGCGAGCACAGTGGCGGCCCTGCGCCGTTTTCGAATGCGGATAAAGCGCAGTTTGCGAATACGCTTGATCGCTTAATTGCCAAACGCCGACTTTAA
- a CDS encoding MarR family winged helix-turn-helix transcriptional regulator codes for MIDNNYIAENCKCAQLRRVTRLITRHYDEALKPCGINSGQFTLLVALELMSACSITEVAKALDMERTTLTRNLKPMLNDGLINMTSGKGRARIASLSPSGKQTLDEAKPLWKIAQDKVTEHLGEDTTNNLNLSTEKLQTALR; via the coding sequence ATGATTGACAACAATTACATCGCAGAAAACTGCAAATGCGCTCAACTGCGCCGTGTCACAAGGCTCATTACCCGCCATTACGATGAGGCTCTGAAACCCTGCGGCATAAACTCAGGGCAATTCACTTTACTCGTTGCGCTAGAACTCATGAGCGCCTGCTCTATTACCGAAGTCGCAAAAGCCTTAGACATGGAGCGCACTACTCTGACAAGAAACTTAAAACCCATGCTTAATGACGGCCTGATCAACATGACAAGCGGAAAAGGCAGAGCCCGTATTGCTAGCCTGAGCCCATCGGGTAAACAAACATTAGATGAAGCTAAACCTCTGTGGAAAATAGCTCAAGACAAGGTCACAGAGCACTTAGGTGAAGACACCACAAACAATTTAAATCTTTCAACTGAAAAACTGCAAACAGCCTTGCGCTGA
- a CDS encoding DEAD/DEAH box helicase — protein MSDSTPTFTELGLNEHILKALSDVGYETPSPIQAQSLPPLLEGRDILGQAQTGTGKTAAFALPILQQVDLKQKSPQVLVLAPTRELAIQVAEAFQSYARYIKGFHILPVYGGQSYEGQIRALKRGVHVVVGTPGRVMDHMRKGTLKLDGLKHLVLDEADEMLRMGFIDDVEWVMSHTPENRQIALFSATMPREIEKVANTYLQDPVHVKIEVKTTTADTIRQRYWQVGGINKMDALTRILEAEEFDAVIIFVRTKTATVELAEKLEARGHSSAALNGDISQALRERTVDKLKNGKIDILIATDVAARGLDVTRISHVINYDIPYDTEAYVHRIGRTGRAGRSGDAILFVMRRETRMLRQIERATNKRIEEMQLPSTEAINEQRVARFKQKIGDTISNQDTEFYKQMIADFQSETEFSALDIAAAMASLSQGGEPFLLEDRPEPKRRERSERGERGEREGRGRDRRERDSNMQTYRIAVGRRDGITPGNIVGAIANEANMDSNHIGHIKLFDNFSLVDLPKGMPDETFKVLQNARVCNRAMRLSIDDGPSGGGNGRPKKRWKDGDGPRKGGKSKKFKARD, from the coding sequence ATGAGCGATTCCACCCCCACCTTCACAGAGCTGGGTTTAAACGAACACATCCTTAAAGCATTGAGCGACGTAGGCTATGAAACACCCAGCCCGATTCAAGCCCAAAGCTTACCGCCGCTGCTTGAAGGGCGCGACATTCTAGGTCAAGCGCAAACTGGTACTGGTAAAACCGCCGCCTTTGCCTTACCAATCCTACAACAAGTCGACCTTAAGCAGAAAAGCCCTCAAGTCCTAGTGCTTGCCCCAACTCGTGAGCTTGCAATTCAAGTAGCCGAAGCATTCCAAAGTTATGCCCGTTACATTAAAGGCTTTCATATTCTTCCTGTATACGGCGGCCAAAGCTACGAAGGCCAGATCCGTGCCCTCAAGCGTGGTGTTCACGTGGTTGTCGGCACTCCAGGCCGAGTAATGGATCACATGCGCAAAGGCACACTCAAACTAGACGGTCTGAAGCATCTAGTTTTGGATGAAGCCGATGAAATGTTGCGCATGGGTTTTATCGACGACGTTGAGTGGGTAATGAGCCACACACCGGAGAACAGACAAATCGCCCTGTTCTCCGCAACTATGCCACGTGAAATCGAGAAGGTAGCAAACACTTACTTACAAGATCCCGTGCACGTCAAAATTGAAGTAAAGACCACCACTGCCGACACCATCCGTCAGCGCTATTGGCAGGTTGGCGGCATTAACAAGATGGACGCTTTAACGCGCATACTCGAAGCCGAAGAGTTTGATGCAGTGATCATCTTTGTGCGTACTAAAACAGCCACGGTAGAGCTAGCCGAAAAACTAGAAGCGCGTGGTCATTCCAGCGCGGCACTCAATGGCGACATTAGCCAAGCCCTGCGTGAGCGCACAGTTGATAAGCTTAAAAACGGTAAAATTGACATTCTTATCGCCACCGATGTAGCTGCACGAGGCTTGGATGTCACGCGCATCAGCCACGTCATCAACTATGACATTCCTTACGACACTGAAGCCTATGTGCATCGTATTGGCCGTACTGGTCGCGCCGGCCGAAGTGGTGATGCCATCTTGTTTGTTATGCGTCGTGAAACTCGCATGTTGCGCCAGATCGAACGCGCTACCAATAAGCGCATCGAAGAAATGCAACTGCCTAGCACCGAAGCGATCAATGAGCAGCGTGTTGCACGCTTTAAGCAAAAAATCGGCGATACCATTAGCAATCAAGACACTGAGTTCTACAAGCAAATGATCGCGGACTTCCAAAGTGAAACCGAGTTCAGCGCCTTAGATATCGCTGCAGCAATGGCCAGCTTAAGTCAAGGCGGTGAGCCTTTCTTACTTGAAGACCGCCCTGAGCCTAAACGTCGTGAGCGCAGTGAGCGCGGTGAACGTGGCGAGCGAGAAGGTCGTGGCCGCGATCGTCGTGAGCGTGACTCCAATATGCAAACCTACCGTATTGCTGTTGGTCGCCGGGATGGCATCACCCCAGGCAATATTGTTGGTGCCATTGCCAATGAAGCCAACATGGATTCTAACCATATCGGCCACATCAAGTTGTTTGATAACTTCTCTTTGGTAGACCTACCTAAAGGCATGCCCGATGAGACCTTCAAAGTACTGCAAAATGCTCGAGTGTGTAATCGCGCCATGCGCCTAAGCATAGATGATGGCCCCAGTGGCGGCGGTAACGGACGCCCTAAAAAGCGCTGGAAAGATGGTGACGGCCCTCGCAAAGGTGGCAAGAGTAAAAAGTTTAAAGCACGTGATTAA